One stretch of Variovorax sp. 54 DNA includes these proteins:
- the crcB gene encoding fluoride efflux transporter CrcB — protein MLLPALAICLGASCGALARWGLGLWLNTGGPVPYGTLAANLVGGYLVGVAVAIFQAMPQLDPAWRLLLITGFLGGLTTFSSFSAEVVALLLGGRPVLALGTGLLHLCGSLVLTWLGIRSVQLVLAS, from the coding sequence ATGCTGCTTCCGGCTCTTGCGATCTGTCTCGGCGCCTCGTGCGGCGCCCTTGCCCGATGGGGTCTCGGCCTCTGGCTCAACACCGGCGGCCCGGTGCCCTACGGCACGCTGGCCGCCAACCTGGTCGGCGGCTACCTCGTCGGCGTGGCGGTGGCGATCTTCCAGGCGATGCCGCAGCTCGACCCGGCATGGCGGCTGCTGCTCATCACCGGCTTTCTCGGCGGGCTCACGACCTTTTCGAGCTTCTCGGCCGAAGTGGTCGCGCTGCTGCTCGGCGGACGGCCGGTGCTGGCGCTGGGCACCGGCCTGCTGCACCTGTGCGGTTCGCTGGTGCTGACCTGGCTGGGCATTCGCAGCGTCCAGCTTGTGCTGGCTTCGTGA
- a CDS encoding TRAP transporter large permease, with product MSDIAIAGLLIAALFLILGSGVWIGLTLSGVAWIAMQIFSSRAAGDAMAVTIWGSASSWTLTALPLFVWMGEILFRTRLSQDMFKGLAPWMQALPGRLLHTNVVGCAVFAAVSGSSAATCATIGKMSLPELKRRGYPDDMVIGTLAGAGTLGLLIPPSIIMIVYGVSADVSIARLFIAGVIPGILLALLFSGYIVVWALRNPDKVPPADAKLPFVEKLWASMSLIPVALLILSVLGSIYAGIATATEAAAVGVVGAMVISAAQGSLTWHSFKEALLGATRLYCMMALILAGAAFLTLAMGYIGLPRHLAEWIGSLGLSKFQLILMLAAFYIVLGCFLDGISMVVLTMGVIMPTVTAAGIDPVWFGIFIVLVVEMAQITPPVGFNLFVLQGMTGRDLLYIARVTLPMFFLMVVAVLLIYFVPQLVTWLPQQMAP from the coding sequence ATGAGTGACATCGCCATTGCCGGCCTGCTGATCGCCGCGCTGTTCCTCATCCTGGGCAGCGGTGTGTGGATCGGCCTCACGCTCTCGGGCGTGGCGTGGATCGCCATGCAGATCTTCTCGTCGCGCGCCGCCGGCGACGCCATGGCCGTGACCATCTGGGGATCGGCCTCGAGCTGGACGCTCACTGCGCTGCCGCTGTTCGTGTGGATGGGCGAGATCCTGTTCCGCACGCGGCTGTCGCAGGACATGTTCAAGGGCCTCGCGCCCTGGATGCAGGCCCTGCCGGGCCGGCTGCTGCACACCAACGTGGTGGGCTGCGCGGTGTTCGCAGCGGTGTCGGGCTCGAGCGCGGCCACCTGCGCCACCATCGGCAAGATGAGCCTGCCCGAGCTCAAGCGCCGCGGCTACCCCGACGACATGGTCATCGGCACGCTGGCCGGCGCCGGCACGCTGGGGCTGCTGATCCCGCCCTCGATCATCATGATCGTGTACGGGGTGAGCGCCGACGTGTCGATTGCGCGCCTGTTCATCGCGGGCGTCATCCCCGGCATCCTGCTGGCGCTGCTGTTCTCGGGCTACATCGTGGTCTGGGCGCTGCGCAACCCCGACAAGGTGCCGCCGGCCGACGCGAAGCTGCCCTTCGTCGAGAAGCTCTGGGCCTCGATGTCGCTGATCCCGGTGGCGCTGCTCATCCTGTCGGTGCTGGGCTCCATCTACGCCGGCATCGCCACGGCCACCGAGGCGGCGGCCGTGGGCGTGGTCGGCGCCATGGTCATCTCGGCCGCGCAGGGCTCGCTCACCTGGCACAGCTTCAAGGAGGCGCTGCTGGGCGCCACACGCCTGTACTGCATGATGGCGCTGATCCTCGCGGGCGCGGCCTTCCTCACGCTGGCCATGGGCTACATCGGGCTGCCGCGCCACCTGGCCGAGTGGATCGGCTCGCTGGGGCTGTCGAAGTTCCAGCTGATCCTGATGCTCGCCGCGTTCTACATCGTGCTGGGCTGCTTCCTGGACGGCATCTCGATGGTGGTGCTCACCATGGGCGTGATCATGCCGACCGTCACCGCGGCCGGCATCGACCCGGTCTGGTTCGGCATCTTCATCGTGCTGGTGGTCGAGATGGCGCAGATCACGCCGCCGGTGGGCTTCAACCTGTTCGTGCTGCAGGGCATGACCGGGAGAGACCTGCTGTACATCGCGCGCGTCACGCTGCCGATGTTCTTCCTGATGGTCGTGGCCGTGCTGCTCATCTACTTCGTGCCGCAGCTGGTCACCTGGCTGCCCCAGCAGATGGCTCCCTGA
- a CDS encoding TRAP transporter small permease, translated as MRKTLDFLYMSAAALAALFMVGLLTMVLLSILGRQLHFNIPGIDAYAGYLMAGAGFLALAHTLKRGEHIRVTLVMQNLPPAAQRWLERWAMGAAALLALLFAWYSVRLVWQSLDYHDISTGNDATPLWIPQLSMALGAIVFAIASLDEFVIEWRGRPAKAAETEALRHE; from the coding sequence ATGCGCAAGACGCTGGATTTTCTCTACATGAGCGCCGCCGCCCTGGCGGCGCTTTTCATGGTCGGTCTGCTGACGATGGTGCTGCTGTCCATCCTCGGCCGGCAGCTGCACTTCAACATTCCCGGCATCGACGCCTACGCCGGCTACCTGATGGCCGGCGCGGGCTTCCTGGCGCTGGCGCACACGCTCAAGCGCGGCGAGCACATCCGCGTGACGCTGGTGATGCAGAACTTGCCGCCCGCGGCGCAGCGCTGGCTCGAACGCTGGGCCATGGGTGCCGCGGCGCTGCTCGCCCTGCTCTTTGCCTGGTACAGCGTGCGCCTGGTCTGGCAGTCGCTCGACTACCACGACATCTCCACCGGCAACGACGCCACGCCGCTGTGGATTCCCCAGCTGTCGATGGCACTCGGTGCCATCGTCTTCGCGATCGCATCGCTCGACGAGTTCGTGATCGAATGGCGCGGCCGACCGGCCAAGGCCGCCGAAACGGAGGCGCTGCGCCATGAGTGA
- a CDS encoding TRAP transporter substrate-binding protein, with amino-acid sequence MNHKFGMALAGLTFGAAAFAQTKWDLPTAYPTTNFHTENITQFASDVDKGSGGKLKITVHANASLFKAPEIKRAVQGGQAQLGEILLVNYQNEWQMFGADGIPFLADSYDAAWKLYQAQKPALEKKLGEQGIQLLYAVAWPPQGIFVKKEIASAADLKGVKWRAYSPATARIGELVGAQPVTVQQAELSQAMATGVIESYMSSGSTGYDTKTYEYIKNFYDTQAWLPKNAVLMNKKAFDALDKPVQQALLKAAADAEKRGWDTSKKKNVEYLDLLKKNGMTVHVPSAQLKADMKKVGDTMIKEWTEKAGPEGQAVVDAYKKM; translated from the coding sequence ATGAATCACAAGTTCGGCATGGCCCTGGCGGGCCTCACCTTCGGCGCCGCCGCCTTCGCGCAAACCAAGTGGGACCTTCCCACCGCCTACCCGACGACCAACTTCCACACGGAGAACATCACGCAGTTCGCGAGCGATGTGGACAAGGGCAGCGGCGGCAAGCTCAAGATCACGGTGCATGCCAACGCGTCGCTGTTCAAGGCGCCCGAGATCAAGCGTGCGGTGCAGGGCGGCCAGGCGCAGCTCGGCGAGATCCTGCTGGTGAACTACCAGAACGAATGGCAGATGTTCGGCGCCGACGGCATCCCCTTCCTGGCCGACAGCTACGACGCCGCCTGGAAGCTCTACCAGGCTCAGAAGCCGGCGCTCGAGAAGAAGCTGGGCGAACAGGGCATCCAGCTGCTCTACGCGGTGGCATGGCCGCCGCAGGGCATCTTCGTGAAGAAGGAGATCGCCTCGGCCGCCGACCTGAAGGGCGTGAAGTGGCGCGCCTACAGCCCCGCCACCGCGCGCATCGGCGAACTCGTGGGCGCGCAACCGGTCACCGTGCAGCAGGCCGAGCTGTCGCAGGCCATGGCCACGGGCGTGATCGAGTCGTACATGTCCTCGGGCTCCACCGGCTACGACACCAAGACCTACGAGTACATCAAGAACTTCTACGACACCCAGGCCTGGCTGCCGAAGAACGCGGTGCTCATGAACAAGAAGGCCTTCGACGCGCTCGACAAGCCCGTGCAGCAGGCGCTGCTCAAGGCCGCGGCCGACGCCGAGAAGCGCGGCTGGGACACCTCGAAGAAGAAGAACGTCGAGTACCTCGACCTGCTCAAGAAGAATGGCATGACGGTGCATGTGCCCTCGGCGCAGCTCAAGGCCGACATGAAGAAGGTCGGCGACACCATGATCAAGGAGTGGACCGAGAAGGCCGGCCCCGAAGGCCAGGCCGTCGTCGACGCCTACAAGAAGATGTGA
- a CDS encoding energy transducer TonB family protein: MTMALASPSAQAAPPARIDVPARPAPPAPRHVRIHFDIPAQPLQAALDAHGAVTGWSAFYGADSIGHAQSVAVQGWYTPDAALRLLVDAAHLSVQYTAADAFVLEPGAANDATAAAAPLPRDPVYEGLLQSRMREVFCRDARIAPGNYRVAVSFHVDGEGRIERPVLLDPTGDPARDDAILQALREVRTGLAPGRPAQPFVMLIVPKASAAGRDCERL, encoded by the coding sequence ATGACCATGGCCCTGGCGAGTCCGAGTGCGCAGGCTGCTCCACCGGCCCGCATCGACGTGCCGGCGCGGCCGGCGCCGCCGGCGCCGCGCCACGTGCGCATTCATTTCGACATTCCCGCCCAGCCGCTGCAGGCCGCGCTCGACGCCCATGGCGCGGTGACGGGATGGTCCGCGTTCTACGGCGCCGACTCGATCGGCCATGCGCAGTCTGTCGCTGTGCAGGGCTGGTACACGCCCGACGCCGCGCTGCGCCTGCTCGTCGATGCCGCGCACCTGTCGGTGCAGTACACGGCGGCCGATGCCTTCGTTCTTGAACCCGGCGCGGCCAATGACGCCACCGCGGCCGCTGCGCCGCTGCCGCGCGACCCGGTGTACGAGGGCCTGCTCCAGTCGCGCATGCGCGAGGTGTTTTGTCGCGACGCGCGCATCGCGCCCGGCAACTACCGCGTGGCCGTGAGCTTTCATGTCGACGGCGAAGGGCGCATCGAGCGGCCGGTGCTGCTCGACCCCACCGGCGACCCGGCCCGCGACGACGCGATTCTGCAGGCCTTGCGGGAGGTTCGAACCGGCCTTGCCCCGGGCCGGCCGGCGCAGCCTTTCGTCATGTTGATCGTGCCCAAGGCTTCGGCTGCCGGCCGCGATTGCGAGCGCCTGTGA
- a CDS encoding RNA polymerase sigma factor: MSDIGLGGLRDFMLRRYEDLKRRLTLQLGNADLAGDALQDTWVRLEGGAETSGPVQYPLSYLMRMATNAALDRLRSESRFLNGTEVEQVFESLSDPAPGPAQTAEARSEAQRLAAVIDEMPPRRRHILILIRVDEMPRQEVARRLGVSVSLVDRELRRAHDHVVERMR; encoded by the coding sequence ATGAGCGACATCGGGCTGGGAGGGCTGCGCGACTTCATGCTGCGCCGCTATGAGGACCTGAAGCGCCGGCTGACGCTTCAGCTCGGCAACGCCGACCTGGCGGGCGATGCGCTGCAGGACACCTGGGTGCGGCTCGAGGGCGGGGCGGAAACCAGCGGCCCCGTGCAGTACCCGCTGAGCTACCTGATGCGGATGGCGACCAACGCGGCGCTCGACCGCCTGCGGTCCGAGAGCCGCTTTCTCAATGGCACCGAGGTCGAGCAGGTGTTCGAGAGCCTCTCCGATCCCGCGCCTGGCCCCGCGCAAACGGCCGAGGCGCGCTCCGAAGCCCAGCGGCTGGCGGCCGTGATCGACGAGATGCCGCCGCGTCGGCGCCACATCCTGATCCTGATCCGGGTCGATGAGATGCCCCGCCAGGAAGTCGCGCGACGCCTGGGCGTGTCGGTGAGCCTGGTCGACCGCGAACTGCGGCGCGCGCACGACCACGTGGTGGAGCGCATGCGATGA
- a CDS encoding FecR family protein — protein MTAPHHPGPQQQRQAPDALDAQAQAWVRRLASGAARPRDARALKHWCGLSEAHAQAFQKAHRQWRELLSAAALAGHADPELARLRAPGNTAARPLPRRMFLGGAVAASVAVVGVALVRPPLGLWPSVQALQADFRTGVGEQRKLALTPSVTVEMNTRSSLGVRAANGQPQGIDLVDGEVSVDASRAAQPFTVMAGDGRVSATDARFEVRRLAEGTCVTCIEGQVRVAIGGSEVALMPSQQVVYDRLALGPVRRIDAAELSPWREGILSFRKTALTQVVAEINRYRPGRVVLLARALGDRPVSGRFHIGDLDKAIAQIQRLFRLDATALPGAIVLLS, from the coding sequence ATGACCGCGCCGCACCACCCGGGCCCGCAGCAGCAACGGCAGGCCCCCGATGCACTCGACGCGCAGGCGCAGGCCTGGGTGCGTCGCCTGGCGTCGGGCGCCGCGCGGCCGCGCGATGCGCGTGCGCTGAAACACTGGTGCGGCCTCAGCGAAGCTCACGCACAGGCGTTCCAGAAGGCGCACCGGCAGTGGCGCGAGCTGCTGTCCGCCGCGGCCCTGGCTGGCCATGCCGACCCCGAACTCGCGCGTTTGCGCGCCCCGGGCAACACGGCGGCCCGGCCGTTGCCGCGACGCATGTTCCTTGGCGGTGCCGTGGCGGCGTCGGTGGCGGTCGTCGGCGTGGCGCTCGTGCGGCCGCCCCTGGGCCTGTGGCCTTCGGTGCAGGCGCTGCAGGCGGACTTTCGCACGGGTGTCGGCGAGCAGCGCAAGCTCGCGCTGACGCCCTCGGTCACCGTCGAGATGAACACGCGCAGCAGCCTCGGCGTGCGCGCGGCCAATGGCCAGCCGCAGGGCATCGACCTCGTCGATGGCGAGGTGTCGGTCGATGCCTCGCGCGCGGCGCAGCCCTTCACCGTGATGGCCGGTGACGGCCGTGTGTCGGCGACGGATGCGCGCTTCGAGGTGCGGCGCCTGGCCGAAGGCACCTGCGTCACGTGCATCGAAGGCCAGGTCCGCGTGGCCATTGGCGGCAGCGAGGTCGCGCTGATGCCGTCGCAGCAAGTGGTGTACGACCGGCTTGCCCTGGGGCCGGTGCGACGGATCGACGCGGCCGAACTGTCGCCGTGGCGCGAAGGCATCCTGAGCTTTCGCAAGACCGCGCTGACGCAGGTGGTGGCCGAGATCAACCGCTACCGGCCGGGCCGCGTGGTGCTGTTGGCCCGCGCGCTGGGCGACAGGCCGGTGAGCGGCAGGTTTCACATCGGCGATCTGGACAAGGCCATTGCGCAGATCCAGAGGTTGTTCCGGCTCGATGCCACCGCGTTGCCGGGTGCGATCGTGCTGTTGAGCTGA